A region from the Actinomycetota bacterium genome encodes:
- the sodN gene encoding superoxide dismutase, Ni, translating into MFALVDRISPPEPVHAHCDLPCGVYDPAQARIEAESVKACQEKYQGSDDPVFRQRAVTIKEERADLVKHHLWVLWTDYFKPEHTDRHPELHQLFWDATKAAGAAKKSEDPATGQKLLDLVGEIDKVFWATKQG; encoded by the coding sequence ATGTTCGCCCTCGTCGACCGGATCAGCCCGCCTGAGCCGGTCCACGCCCACTGCGACCTCCCGTGCGGCGTCTACGACCCGGCCCAGGCCCGTATCGAGGCCGAGTCGGTCAAGGCGTGCCAGGAGAAGTACCAGGGGTCCGACGACCCGGTCTTCCGCCAGCGGGCGGTCACGATCAAAGAGGAGCGGGCCGACCTCGTCAAGCACCACCTGTGGGTGCTGTGGACCGACTACTTCAAGCCCGAGCACACCGACCGCCACCCCGAGCTTCACCAGCTCTTCTGGGACGCCACCAAGGCGGCCGGCGCGGCGAAGAAGTCCGAGGACCCGGCCACCGGCCAGAAGCTGCTCGACCTCGTCGGCGAGATCGACAAGGTCTTCTGGGCCACGAAGCAGGGCTGA